Sequence from the Ancalomicrobiaceae bacterium S20 genome:
TGCAGGGGCTGGAGGCGCAGGTGCTGCCGGCTGATCAGGTGTTCGCCGGAATTCCGATCGTCGCGGTCGCCGGCCGCATCGGCGACATCGCCGGGCCGGTGTTCGTCGGCTTCGCCTATGCGGCGGCCGGGCCGTCGGCGACCTATGGCGTGCTCGCCGTGCTGTTCGCGGTCGTGTTCGCGACCATCCTCATCGGCATCGCGGCGAAACCGACGCCGGCGAAGCCGGAGCAGAAGATCTCGGCCGCGCGCGCGATCCGCGAGGGCATCGTCTTCGTGTTCCGCGAGAAGGTGCTGGTCGGCTCGATGGCGCTTGATCTCTTCGCGGTCTTCTTCGGCGGCGCGACGGCGCTGCTGCCGGTGTTCGCGACCGACATCCTGCATGTCGGCCCAGTCGGCTTCGGCCTTTTGCGCGCCGCGGCCGCCGCCGGATCGCTGGTCGCCGCCGTGCTCGCCTGGCGCGTGCTGCCGCGCGAGCGGGCGGGGCTCGCGCTGCATGTCATCATCGCCGGCTTCGGCGTCGCGATGATCGTGTTCGGCCTGTCGACCGACATCGTGATCTCGCTCGTCGCGCTGTTCGTCTCCGGCGTCTGCGACGGCTTCAGCGTGGTGATCCGGCAGTCGATCGTGCGCCTCGCGACCCCCGACCACCTGCGCGGCCGGGTCGCGGCGGTGCGCATGGTGTTCATCGGCTCGTCGAACGAACTGGGCGCGGTAGAGAGCGGCCTCGCGGCCGCGTGGCTCGGCCCGGCACGCGCGGTCTGGATGGGCGGCGTCGTGACGCTGATGGTCGTCGCGGGCGTGTCGCGGCTGGCGCCAGAGCTGATGGGGCTGGATATCGAGGAATTGGGGCGGCGGCAGGCGGCGGGGCAGGGCGCCCATGTGTGACCGAGCGAGCGCGTGAGTGAGCCGGGGGTCTTTCGAGCGACGCCCCGCCGTGATGCCGGCGGGGCGCACGCGTTTGCGGGCCTTACTTCTTGGCGAGGAACGCCTTGAAGTCGACGATCGTGTCGGTCCAGCGTGCGATGCTGGCATCGAGATTGGCGCGGGCGACGCCGGCGCTCAGGTTGACGTCCTGCACGATGTTCGGATCGCCGTCCTTGTCGATATAGGCGCGCGCCCAGCGCTTGGTCTGATTCCACTCGTTGATCTGCGCCGGCGTCGGCTTCGTCGTGGTCGAGAGCCCGTAGTAGAACTGGATCGAGCTGCAGGAGGCGCCCTTGTCGCAGCCGTAGAAGTAGATCGCCCAGCCGTTCCCCTTCGACTTCAGCTTCAGGGTCGGATCGCCGTGACTGTCCTTGCTGGCGGTCGCCTCGCCGTAATTCTTGGCGACGGCCAGGATCGCGTCGACATCGGTGCCGTCGATCAACGCTCCGGCGCCGCCCTTCGCCGGCGCGGCGGCGGCGGTCGCCGGGGCGCCATCGGGCGGGAACGACGACAGCGGGCGCTTGGAGGGCGGGATCGGCGCCTGGGCGATGCCGGCCGCGGTCGCGGCGGTAATCGGCTCCTTGGCCATCTCGGCGATCATGGCGTTGAACTTGTCCGTGCCCCAGACGCAGGTCTCGGCGTCGTGGCCGCTCAACTGGGTGATACTGTTCTTGACCATCATCTCGAAGGTGCCATCGGGTACCTTCAGCGTGGTGATGATGGCGCCGATGTTCTTATCGAGTACGGCGCCGATCGGCTTCTCGACATCGAATTTGCAGACGGCGCCGAACGCCAGGATCGTCGCGTAACCGCTCAGCGCGCCGGCGCCGAGTTCGGTCTTGGTCTGAGCCTGCGCTGGACCGGAGAGGGGGCCGAACATCACGAGCAGCGACGTCAGTGCCGCGGCGCGAACGGAATTGCGAACAGTCATAAAGGAACCCCGAAAATATTGTGATGGATAGAACGCGATGACGTCTCGTCATCTCTTCGCAAAATGCATTGTCGCTCTAGCGGCGGCAAGGCCTGTTTTTCTTTTCTATTATGACTGTTTTGTCAGGAAATCATGAGTTGTATCGCGATTGGGCGGGTTTTGCGTTTCGTGCCACGGGCGGGTCGTCGATCGAACCGAGGACGAAGCGTGGCGACGGCCGCGTCGCCTTTGTCATTGCCGCGCGCGACGCGGCAATCCAGGGCGAGGGACGCGCGTCCCCTCGCGCATTACCGGCCGAAGCGCCCGCCGTTCTGGACGCCCGGGTCGAGCCCGGGCGTGACAAACGGGATGGGCGGCGTCGTGACGCTGATGGTGGTCGCGGGTGTGTCGCGGACCGCGCCGGAGCTTATGGAACTCGGTATGGAGGAACTGGGGACAACTGCGCGGACGCCGGACGCGTGATTGCCGTCAGCCCAAGAGCGCACAGTTCTGTATTTGGGATGTTAAGTAAGAATCTTACTATTCAATTTCTTCGATAGAGTGGACATTAAGTACGCGATAGGCATGCGGGGTGCCGTTGATGTATTCTACGTTTACGTCTATCAGAAATGCTTTTTTCAACGGATTTGTAGTTCCTCTGAGTTCTGATTTTATCAGCTGACCTGCAAGATCAGATGCGTAAACAAGGCGTAGAGGGCGGTCTGAAATCGTCGCAATTATGCCCTTTTCTCCTGCCGATTTTCCCGCCCGCGCTTCGTCGAGGCTCGCTTGGTGAAGCGTCATGAATACCTGCTTATGAATCTCCTGATCGGAAATTCGCCGTTCGATTTTTTCCTTTGTGATATTTACGTCGATTATTCTTGCTTGGTCTGACGTAACAGAGAACTCACTGCGAATCTCTTCCTTGCCCGTCTTGTGAATGAGTCGTGCTTTTAAATCTAAATTGCCTCCGCTTGTGTCTTTTACTATTGCCTTCAATGCGTCGTGAAATGAGTTTATGTCTTTGTTGCTGAGTTCCGGGTTTCGTCCCCCTGGTGTTAGCCACGGTTCGATCCTTGATTTAAAAAATTCTACATATTCTACAATTTGTTTTACTTGTTGAATATCTGATGCGAGAAGTCCCATATAAGGCGCTAGGTCGAATATTACAGATCCGCTTCTAACGTCTTTGACTATCAGGGCGTTGTCAATATCGACCGCGGGCTCGCTGATTTGGTTTAACTGCCTGTATTGAGAATCGATTGCCCGTAGAGATGTCGTAAGTTCGAGTAGGCTTAACGGTCGTGCATGAATTCGTACTGTTAAGAGTGCGCCAGACTCGGGATTCATTTCTGATTGCCCTCGATTTTGGCGCGAGCTTAACAATAACTACGGAACCGTGTCTAGCTGGTTGCAAAAGGATTGGGTTGCTCGCGTCGGGGTTCGCTAAAGAATGGTCGCATTGCGAACCGGCGGTCATGCCGTCCGATTTTCGGGCGCTCCAAAATCGGCGAATCCCTTGATCCCGCCCCCAACTCCCGCTACCCCTCGACCTCCAGCTTCCGTACGCAACAGGCCTGCCGTCCATGAACGCTCCCGTCCGTTCCGCCAAACCCTCGCAGCTTCTCAAGGGCGCCACCGGCGATTGGGAAATCGTCATCGGCCTCGAGGTCCATGCGCAGGTCAATTCGAACGCAAAGCTGTTTTCGGGGTCGTCGACCGAGTTCGGCGGCGAGCCGAACAGCCATGTGAGCCTCGTCGATGCGGCGATGCCGGGCATGCTGCCGGTCATCAACAAGGAGTGCGTGGCGCAGGCCGTGCGCACCGGGCTCGGGCTGAAGGCGCACATCAATCTGCGCAGCGTGTTCGACCGGAAGAACTATTTTTATCCGGACCTGCCGCAGGGCTATCAGATCTCGCAGTACAAGAGCCCGATCGTCGGCGAGGGTGAGATCGTGCTCGACATGCCCGAGGGCGAGACCGTCGTCGTCGGCGTCGAGCGGCTGCATCTGGAACAGGATGCGGGCAAGTCGATCCACGACCAGTCGCCGACCTTCTCCTACGTCGACCTCAACCGTTCGGGCGTCGCGCTGATGGAGATCGTGTCGAAGCCGGACATGCGCTCGGCCGAGGAGGCCAAGGCCTATGTCTCCAAGCTCCGGACGATCCTGCGCTATCTCGGCACCTGCGACGGCGACATGGAGAAGGGCAACCTGCGCGCCGACGTGAACGTCTCGGTCCGCAAGCCGGGCCAGCCGTTCGGCACGCGCTGCGAGATCAAGAACGTCAACTCGATCCGCTTCATCGGCCAGGCGATCGAATACGAGGCGCGCCGGCAGATCGGCATCCTCGAGGACGGCGGCACGATCGTGCAGGAGACGCGGCTGTTCGATCCGGGCAAGGGCGAGACGCGCTCGATGCGCTCGAAGGAAGAGGCGCACGACTACCGCTACTTCCCCGATCCGGACCTCCTGCCGCTCGAGTTCGAGCAGGCCTACGTCGACGCGCTCGCCGCCGAGCTGCCCGAACTGCCGGACGAGAAGAAGGCCCGTTTCGTGAGGGATTACGGCGTCACGCCCTATGACGCGATGGTCTTGACGCTGGAGCGCGCCTCGGCCGACTTCTTCGAACAGGTCGCCAAGGGCCGCGACGCCAAGATCGCGGCGAACTGGGTCATCAACGAGCTGTTCGGTCGCCTGAACAAGGACGGCAAGGGCATCGAGGATAGCCCGGTCTCGGCCGACCAGCTCGGCGCGATCATCGACCTGATCGGCGACGGCACCATCTCGGGCAAGATCGCCAAGGATCTGTTCGAGATCGTGTTCACCGAGGGCGGCGATCCGCGCGCGATCGTCGAGACGCGCGGCCTGAAGCAGGTGACCGACACGGGCGCGATCGAGGCCGCGATCGATGCGGTGATCGCGGCGAACCCCGACAAGGTCGAGCAGGCCAA
This genomic interval carries:
- a CDS encoding YbjN domain-containing protein; translation: MTVRNSVRAAALTSLLVMFGPLSGPAQAQTKTELGAGALSGYATILAFGAVCKFDVEKPIGAVLDKNIGAIITTLKVPDGTFEMMVKNSITQLSGHDAETCVWGTDKFNAMIAEMAKEPITAATAAGIAQAPIPPSKRPLSSFPPDGAPATAAAAPAKGGAGALIDGTDVDAILAVAKNYGEATASKDSHGDPTLKLKSKGNGWAIYFYGCDKGASCSSIQFYYGLSTTTKPTPAQINEWNQTKRWARAYIDKDGDPNIVQDVNLSAGVARANLDASIARWTDTIVDFKAFLAKK
- the gatB gene encoding Asp-tRNA(Asn)/Glu-tRNA(Gln) amidotransferase subunit GatB, producing the protein MNAPVRSAKPSQLLKGATGDWEIVIGLEVHAQVNSNAKLFSGSSTEFGGEPNSHVSLVDAAMPGMLPVINKECVAQAVRTGLGLKAHINLRSVFDRKNYFYPDLPQGYQISQYKSPIVGEGEIVLDMPEGETVVVGVERLHLEQDAGKSIHDQSPTFSYVDLNRSGVALMEIVSKPDMRSAEEAKAYVSKLRTILRYLGTCDGDMEKGNLRADVNVSVRKPGQPFGTRCEIKNVNSIRFIGQAIEYEARRQIGILEDGGTIVQETRLFDPGKGETRSMRSKEEAHDYRYFPDPDLLPLEFEQAYVDALAAELPELPDEKKARFVRDYGVTPYDAMVLTLERASADFFEQVAKGRDAKIAANWVINELFGRLNKDGKGIEDSPVSADQLGAIIDLIGDGTISGKIAKDLFEIVFTEGGDPRAIVETRGLKQVTDTGAIEAAIDAVIAANPDKVEQAKAKPTLAGWFVGQVMKSTGGKANPQAVNDILKKKLGIE
- a CDS encoding MFS transporter; amino-acid sequence: MSSIWAEREFRFYLAAATVQRFAAAGLVVLLGYQVYALRKEPLDLATLGLFEAVPGITLVLYGGHLADVLNRRLIVIGCGAALAAIAAGLAIASEFGLTLVFLLGAALVAASAKAFLSPAMQGLEAQVLPADQVFAGIPIVAVAGRIGDIAGPVFVGFAYAAAGPSATYGVLAVLFAVVFATILIGIAAKPTPAKPEQKISAARAIREGIVFVFREKVLVGSMALDLFAVFFGGATALLPVFATDILHVGPVGFGLLRAAAAAGSLVAAVLAWRVLPRERAGLALHVIIAGFGVAMIVFGLSTDIVISLVALFVSGVCDGFSVVIRQSIVRLATPDHLRGRVAAVRMVFIGSSNELGAVESGLAAAWLGPARAVWMGGVVTLMVVAGVSRLAPELMGLDIEELGRRQAAGQGAHV